A region from the Acanthochromis polyacanthus isolate Apoly-LR-REF ecotype Palm Island chromosome 23, KAUST_Apoly_ChrSc, whole genome shotgun sequence genome encodes:
- the sec24d gene encoding protein transport protein Sec24D — translation MSQQGYVAAPPYSQAQPGIGGYQGGFGPGPSQPLYGHYGGPPQAFNTPPAGMMKSPVSSAAAIPPPPVSNQYSPNVQQNGAHPQRYPAPPAVSAPYGQPPHSAYNSMASPVPPPTQQLTNQMSAMNLGSYAPGPMHSAAPPTSPMAQQPFQTPPPPAMGQMPPGPQSPPPTMPMGGQSMAGPPMAGMGRPFPGPPPTGPGGFQQPGPGLAGPPGFPQQPGQFGGPMAGAQPGMPGAFPTAPGALAGPPQKKLDPDSIPSITQVIEDDQAKQGGQVFSTNIRGQVPPLVTTNFTVQDQGNASPRFIRCTTYTLPCTADLAKQCQVPLASIIKPFASLPKNETPLYVVKHGETGPVRCNRCKAYMCPYMQFIDGGRRYQCSFCNCVNEVPVFYFQHLDHMGRRVDFYERPELSLGSYEFEATMDYCKNNKPPNPPAYIFMIDVSYTNIKSGLVKLICDELKTLLEKLPREEGMESSAIKVGFVTYNKILHFYNVKSALAQPQMMVVSDTAEMFVPLLDGFLVNYQDSRAVIYNLLDQIPDMFADTNESETVFAPVIQAGVEAFKAAECSGKLFIFHSSMPTAEAPGKLKNRDDKKLVNTDKEKMLFQPQKGVYEQLSKECVAQGCCVDLFLFPSQYVDLATMADVPSHTGGSVYKYSNFQMETDGEHFLRDLRKDVQKSIGFDAVMRVRTSTGFRATDFFGGIYMNNTTDIEMAAVDCDKAVTVEFKHDDTLSEETGAFMQCALLYTTISGQRRLRIHNVSLNCSSQLSELYKSCETDSLINFFAKSAYRAILNQPLKNVREILVNQTAHMLACYRKNCASPSAASQLILPDAMKVFPVYMNSLMKSAPLVGSTELSTDDRAHQRLSVMSMGVEDSQLLFYPRLIPLHNIDVSSEAPPSPVRCSEERLSDSGVFLLENGHSMFLWLGQATSPDLIQSIFNLPSLAHLQANMCALPELNNPLSSKVRSIISGILEKRPSSMKLQIVRQRDKPEMLFRQFLVEDKGLHGGASYMDFLCYVHREIRQLLT, via the exons atgagtcaacAGGGTTATGTTGCTGCACCCCCGTACTCCCAGGCCCAGCCAGGGATCGGGGGCTACCAAGGTGGATTTGGACCTGGTCCTTCACAGCCCCTTTACGGGCACTACGGAGGGCCCCCTCAGGCATTCAACACTCCACCAGCAG GTATGATGAAATCGCCTGTTTCCTCAGCTGCTGCCATCCCTCCACCTCCAGTGTCCAATCAGTATAGTCCAAATGTCCAGCAGAACGGTGCTCATCCTCAAAG GTACCCTGCTCCGCCGGCTGTGTCTGCTCCTTATGGACAGCCTCCTCACTCGGCATACAACAGCATGGCCTCACCTGTCCCACCTCCAACACAGCAGCTCACCAATCAGATGAGTGCTATGAACTTGGGCAGCTATG CCCCAGGTCCCATGCATAGCGCTGCTCCCCCGACAAGCCCTATGGCCCAGCAGCCTTTCCAGACACCACCACCTCCAGCAATGGGGCAGATGCCTCCAGGACCGCAGTCACCCCCACCAACCATGCCAATGGGAGGCCAGTCGATGGCAGGCCCACCCATGGCAGGCATGGGTAGACCCTTTCCTGGACCTCCTCCGACAGGCCCTGGAGGTTTCCAGCAGCCTGGTCCTGGACTTGCTGGTCCACCTGGATTCCCACAGCAACCGG GTCAGTTTGGGGGACCCATGGCTGGAGCTCAGCCAGGCATGCCAGGAGCCTTCCCAACAGCACCAGGGGCACTGGCTGGCCCGCCTCAGAAGAAACTGGACCCTGACTCTATCCCTAGCATC ACCCAAGTTATTGAAGATGACCAAGCAAAACAAGGTGGGCAGGTCTTCAGCACAAACATCAGAGGACAGGTTCCTCCTCTGGTGACCACAAACTTCACAGTACAGGATCAAG GCAATGCCAGTCCCAGGTTCATACGCTGCACCACCTACACACTACCCTGCACTGCTGATCTGGCCAAACAGTGCCAAGTACCCCTGGCCTCCATCATTAAACCCTTTGCCAGTTTGCCAAAGAATGAG ACTCCTCTGTATGTCGTGAAACACGGCGAGACGGGCCCAGTGCGCTGCAACCGATGCAAAGCCTACATGTGTCCCTACATGCAATTTATCGATGGCGGTCGTCGCTACCAGTGCAGTTTCTGCAACTGCGTCAATGAAG TGCCAGTTTTCTACTTCCAACATCTTGACCACATGGGCCGCAGGGTGGATTTCTATGAGAGGCCTGAACTGTCTCTTGGATCCTATGAGTTTGAAGCTACCATGGATTACTGCAAG AACAACAAGCCTCCGAATCCTCCTGCCTACATCTTCATGATCGATGTCTCCTATACCAACATCAAGAGTGGCCTGGTCAAACTGATATGCGATGAGCTAAAGACTCTGCTGGAGAAGCTGCCCAG AGAGGAAGGTATGGAGAGCTCTGCTATAAAGGTCGGCTTTGTCACCTACAACAAGATCCTCCACTTCTACAACGTGAAGAGCGCTTTGGCCCAGCCGCAGATGATGGTGGTATCGGACACGGCTGAGATGTTCGTCCCGCTGCTCGATGGCTTCCTTGTGAACTACCAGGACTCAAGAGCTGTCATCTATAA CCTCTTGGACCAGATCCCTGACATGTTTGCAGACACCAACGAGAGTGAAACGGTCTTTGCCCCTGTCATCCAGGCTGGTGTGGAAGCATTTAAG gCAGCAGAATGCAGCGGGAAACTCTTCATCTTCCACTCGTCCATGCCCACTGCTGAGGCTCCTGGAAAATTGAAGAACAGAGATGATAAAAAGCTGGTCAacacagacaaagagaaa ATGCTGTTCCAGCCTCAGAAAGGAGTGTATGAGCAGCTGTCGAAAGAGTGTGTGGCACAGGGCTGCTGCGTGGACCTCTTCCTCTTTCCCAGCCAGTACGTGGACTTGGCCACCATGGCCGATGTGCCTTCACACACCGGAGGCTCTGTCTACAAGTACAGCAACTTCCAG ATGGAGACAGATGGGGAGCATTTCCTGAGAGACCTGAGGAAAGATGTGCAGAAGAGCATCGGATTTGATGCCGTCATGCGCGTTCGTACCAGCACAG GCTTCAGAGCCACAGACTTCTTTGGTGGCATTTACATGAACAACACCACAGATATCGAGATGGCAGCTGTGGACTGCGACAAGGCAGTGACAGTTGAGTTCAAGCACGACGACACGCTCAGTGAGGAGACTGGTGCATTCATGCAG TGTGCCTTGCTGTACACCACCATTAGCGGGCAGCGGCGTCTCCGCATCCACAACGTCAGCCTGAACTGCAGCTCGCAGTTGTCAGAGCTGTACAAGAGCTGCGAGACCGACTCACTCATCAACTTCTTCGCCAAATCAG CTTACCGTGCCATATTGAACCAGCCTCTAAAGAATGTGCGGGAGATCCTGGTCAACCAGACAGCCCACATGCTGGCCTGCTACAGGAAGAACTGTGCCAGCCCCTCCGCAGCCAGCCAG ctgaTCCTGCCTGACGCCATGAAAGTGTTCCCGGTCTACATGAACAGCCTGATGAAATCTGCTCCCTTGGTGGGCAGCACAGAGCTCTCCACAGATGACAGAGCTCACCAAAGGCTGTCGGTCATGTCCATGGGGGTGGAGGACTCCCAGCTGCTGTTCTACCCACGCCTCATCCCACTG cacAACATCGACGTCAGCAGTGAAGCGCCGCCTTCTCCGGTTCGCTGTTCAGAGGAGCGTCTCTCAGACTCTGGCGTGTTCCTGCTGGAGAATGGCCACTCCATGTTTCTGTGGCTGGGCCAAGCGACCTCGCCCGACCTCATCCAGAGCATCTTCAACCTGCCATCGCTCGCCCACCTGCAAGCAAACATG TGTGCGCTGCCAGAGCTGAACAACCCGTTGTCAAGTAAGGTCAGATCCATCATTAGTGGCATTCTTGAAAAGAGGCCGAGCTCTATGAAG CTCCAAATCGTGAGGCAGAGAGACAAACCAGAGATGCTGTTCCGTCAGTTCCTGGTGGAGGATAAAGGTTTGCACGGCGGAGCTTCCTACATGGACTTCCTTTGCTACGTTCACCGAGAGATCAGGCAGCTTCTCACTTAA